In Macadamia integrifolia cultivar HAES 741 chromosome 12, SCU_Mint_v3, whole genome shotgun sequence, the following are encoded in one genomic region:
- the LOC122056941 gene encoding uncharacterized protein LOC122056941: MDNMACVQVPPIVRKEKKKQGKDELDRQKQAEKKRRRLEKALANSAAIRSELEKKKQKKKEEQQRLDEEGAAIAEAVALHVLVGEDSEDSCKIMLKNDERFNPWGHASNIGLFMGGRKTSFPIQGISKHCLGGLGWVPDAPGCKWSDWEIGAWTLSPGVFSRDLHEPYFGERGRGTTETSAELIAAQAVSSLQIAEDTHSDSIFINGMLESKFKEYKK, encoded by the coding sequence ATGGATAATATGGCGTGTGTTCAAGTTCCACCCATTGttaggaaggaaaagaagaagcagGGAAAAGATGAACTGGATCGTCAAAAACAGgctgagaagaaaagaaggcgCTTGGAGAAAGCACTGGCCAATTCTGCTGCTATCCGGTCTGAGctagagaaaaagaaacagaaaaagaaagaagaacaacAGCGCCTTGATGAAGAGGGTGCTGCAATAGCTGAGGCAGTTGCTCTGCATGTCCTCGTTGGTGAAGATTCAGAAGATTCATGTAAAATCATGCTGAAAAATGATGAACGGTTCAACCCTTGGGGTCATGCATCCAATATTGGTCTTTTCATGGGAGGCCGGAAGACAAGCTTTCCTATTCAGGGCATTTCAAAGCATTGTCTTGGAGGATTAGGGTGGGTGCCTGATGCACCTGGGTGCAAGTGGAGTGATTGGGAGATTGGTGCCTGGACACTGTCGCCTGGAGTTTTCAGTAGAGATCTTCATGAACCATATTttggggagagagggagaggaacaACTGAAACGTCGGCTGAGCTAATTGCAGCACAAGCAGTTTCATCCCTTCAAATTGCTGAAGATACACATTCGGATTCAATTTTCATAAATGGAATGCTAGAGAGTAAGTTTAAGGAGTACAAAAAGTAA
- the LOC122057430 gene encoding protein SPIRAL1-like 5 isoform X1, whose product MKRGESSGGGQSSLGYLFGSDQQPNASPASPVVYKPPWGDDNSTERAPIVSAPSSKSNRSNNYPRAHGQNVGNIITERPTTKVQSVPGGDSSLGYLFGEK is encoded by the exons ATGAAGAGAGGTGAAAGTTCTGGTGGTGGTCAGAGTTCACTGGGCTACTTGTTTGGGTCTGATCAGCAACCAAATGCATCGCCAGCCTCTCCAGTGGTTTACAAACCGCCATGGGGTGATGATAACAGCACAGAAAGAGCACCCATCGTTTCTGCACCTTCCTCGAAATCAAACAGATCCAACAACTATCCCAGAGCTCATGGCCAGAATGTAGGAAACATCATTACT GAGCGTCCAACTACAAAGGTTCAATCAGTTCCTGGGGGAGACTCATCTCTCGGCTACTTGTTTGGAGAAAAGTGA
- the LOC122057430 gene encoding protein SPIRAL1-like 5 isoform X2: protein MKRGESSGGGQSSLGYLFGSDQQPNASPASPVVYKPPWGDDNSTERAPIVSAPSSKSNRSNNYPRAHGQNERPTTKVQSVPGGDSSLGYLFGEK from the exons ATGAAGAGAGGTGAAAGTTCTGGTGGTGGTCAGAGTTCACTGGGCTACTTGTTTGGGTCTGATCAGCAACCAAATGCATCGCCAGCCTCTCCAGTGGTTTACAAACCGCCATGGGGTGATGATAACAGCACAGAAAGAGCACCCATCGTTTCTGCACCTTCCTCGAAATCAAACAGATCCAACAACTATCCCAGAGCTCATGGCCAGAAT GAGCGTCCAACTACAAAGGTTCAATCAGTTCCTGGGGGAGACTCATCTCTCGGCTACTTGTTTGGAGAAAAGTGA
- the LOC122057798 gene encoding putative septum site-determining protein minD homolog, chloroplastic codes for MISLQLLTSNPNQSSFQTSPCIFHFGQPLHRKTLKPNFKNRTHYGNTIQSVLQWNRKPELAGETPRVVVITSGKGGVGKTTTTANVGLSLARLGFSVVAIDADVGLRNLDLLLGLENRVNYTAVEVLNGDCRLDQALVRDKRWSNFELLCISKARTKLPLGFGGKALIWLVDALKGRQEGCPDFIIIDCPAGIDAGFITAITPANEAVLVTTPDITALRDADRVTGLLECDGIKDVKMIVNRVRTDLIRGEDMMSVLDVQEMLGLALLGVIPEDSEVIRSTNRGYPLVLNKPPTLAGLAFEQAAWRLVEQDSMTAVMVEEEPKKRGFFSFFGV; via the coding sequence ATGATCTCTCTGCAGTTGCTCACTAGTAACCCTAATCAATCTTCTTTCCAAACCTCTCCTTGCATCTTCCATTTTGGTCAACCTCTTCacagaaaaaccctaaaacctaactTCAAGAACAGAACCCACTACGGCAATACCATCCAATCAGTTCTCCAATGGAACAGGAAACCAGAATTAGCCGGCGAGACTCCCCGTGTTGTCGTCATCACTTCCGGCAAAGGTGGTGTTGGAAAAACTACCACCACTGCAAATGTCGGCCTCTCCCTAGCTCGTCTTGGCTTCTCCGTTGTCGCCATTGATGCCGATGTTGGTCTCCGCAATCTAGACCTCCTTCTTGGCCTGGAAAATCGAGTCAATTACACTGCTGTTGAGGTACTTAATGGCGATTGTCGCCTTGACCAGGCGTTAGTCCGGGACAAGCGTTGGTCCAACTTCGAGCTCCTGTGTATTTCGAAGGCTCGGACTAAGCTTCCTCTTGGGTTTGGCGGAAAAGCTCTTATTTGGCTTGTTGATGCTTTAAAAGGCCGCCAAGAAGGTTGCCCAGATTTCATAATCATTGACTGTCCTGCGGGCATCGATGCTGGGTTCATTACTGCTATCACTCCGGCCAATGAGGCAGTTCTTGTCACCACTCCAGACATTACTGCCTTGAGGGACGCTGACCGGGTAACGGGTTTGCTCGAATGTGATGGAATTAAGGATGTAAAGATGATTGTGAACAGGGTTAGGACAGATTTGATTAGAGGGGAGGATATGATGTCAGTTCTCGATGTTCAGGAAATGTTGGGGTTGGCTCTGTTAGGTGTGATTCCGGAGGATTCTGAGGTGATTCGGAGTACGAACAGAGGGTACCCACTTGTATTAAATAAGCCACCAACATTGGCTGGACTAGCTTTTGAGCAGGCGGCATGGAGGCTTGTTGAACAGGATAGTATGACTGCTGTCATGGTTGAGGAGGAGCCCAAAAAGCGTGGGTTCTTCTCGTTCTTTGGGGTGTAG
- the LOC122057527 gene encoding uncharacterized protein LOC122057527: MATLGLRCPTPRQGTRSVAGPQLLPRSLAISRPSTLACTEARTNYHAQHICWMKKAVHKPILNLNRHCLISSEGNSEHQPSLLTPSEIIQQFYTCINSKDQKELRKLISNDCFFEEYSFSKAFEGKEEVMHFFEQLMESTGSNVKFNIERVCEGDELTVWAMWHLDWKEKPIPFTRGCSFYECSEHGQRLIIKKARVMIESPIKLGVLVLTLLKMVTYIFDNFPRATERFLQRPHAILNLLLNIYNIFFEPLIHPILDFYINLWKLVSQTLGYLLNILITISKPFK; the protein is encoded by the exons ATGGCTACCTTGGGTCTAAGGTGCCCAACCCCAAGGCAGGGCACTCGTTCAGTTGCAGGTCCACAGCTTCTCCCAAGATCCTTGGCTATCAGCAGACCATCTACATTAGCATGCACAGAGGCAAGGACAAACTACCATGCCCAGCACATCTGCTGGATGAAGAAGGCAGTGCACAAACCAATACTCAACCTCAACAGGCATTGCTTGATTTCATCGGAGGGCAACTCAGAACATCAACCTAGCCTACTCACACCTTCGGAGATTATCCAACAATTCTACACTTGCATCAACAGCAAGGACCAGAAGGAGCTTAGGAAGCTTATCTCAAATGACTGTTTTTTTGAGGAATATTCTTTTAGCAAAGCATTTGAAGGGAAAGAG GAAGTAATGCATTTCTTTGAACAGCTGATGGAAAGCACAGGTTCTAATGTAAAATTTAACATTGAAAGAGTTTGTGAAGGTGATGAACTAACAGTTTGGGCAATGTGGCACTTAG ATTGGAAAGAGAAACCAATACCTTTCACAAGAGGCTGCAGCTTCTACGAATGTTCAGAACACGGACAAAGGCTCATTATCAA AAAAGCTCGAGTCATGATCGAATCACCGATCAAGCTGGGTGTACTAGTACTG ACTCTATTGAAGATGGTCACTTACATATTTGACAACTTCCCAAGGGCGACAGAAA GGTTCCTACAAAGGCCACATGCCATACTAAATTTGCTATTAAATATCTACAATATATTCTTTGAGCCTTTAATCCATCCAATTCTTGATTTCTACATCAACCTCTGGAAACTTGTCTCTCAAACACTAGGTTACCTACTCAACATTTTGATAACCATATCAAAGCCCTTCAAATAA
- the LOC122057800 gene encoding beta-carotene hydroxylase 1, chloroplastic-like produces MATGISVATSSKMFLIDRNTSLFRKPNSVNSSSSSLFSPIVCRPLGVFQARKKVNVTLCFVVEEKNQGIGRTEEDDSKVESPDEVNPISDRMAERLARKRSERRAYLVAAVMSSLGITSMAVAAVYYRFYWQMEGGLVPVSEMFGTFALSVGAAVGMEFWARWAHRALWHASLWHMHESHHRPRDGPFELNDVFAVINAVPAIALLSYGFFHKGLLPGLCFGAGLGITVFGMAYMFVHDGLVHKRFPVGPIADVPYFRRVAAAHKIHHSDKFDGVPYGLFLGPKELEEVGGLEELEKEINRRIKPWQRS; encoded by the exons ATGGCGACCGGAATTTCTGTCGCTACGAGCTCGAAAATGTTCCTAATCGACCGAAATACATCTCTCTTTCGGAAACCCAATTCCGTAAACAGTAGTTCCTCTTCGCTTTTTTCTCCCATCGTTTGCCGTCCACTCGGTGTTTTCCAGGCGAGGAAGAAGGTGAATGTTACTCTCTGCTTTGttgtggaagaaaaaaatcaaggaatTGGTCGTACTGAAGAAGATGATAGCAAGGTAGAGAGTCCCGATGAGGTTAATCCGATCTCAGACCGCATGGCTGAGAGATTAGCGAGGAAGAGATCAGAGCGGCGTGCTTACCTCGTCGCAGCAGTCATGTCCAGTCTTGGGATCACTTCGATGGCTGTTGCCGCTGTttattatagattctattggCAAATGGAg GGTGGATTGGTTCCTGTTTCGGAGATGTTCGGCACATTTGCTCTATCTGTGGGCGCTGCT GTGGGAATGGAGTTTTGGGCTCGATGGGCTCATAGAGCTCTTTGGCACGCTTCGCTATGGCATATGCACGAg TCTCACCATCGACCAAGAGACGGACCCTTTGAGCTGAACGACGTGTTCGCCGTCATCAACGCTGTTCCTGCCATTGCTTTACTCTCTTACGGCTTCTTCCACAAGGGTCTCCTCCCTGGCCTCTGTTTTGGTGCT GGTTTAGGCATAACAGTGTTTGGTATGGCTTACATGTTCGTCCACGATGGTCTGGTTCACAAAAGATTTCCAGTTGGACCAATTGCCGATGTCCCTTACTTCCGTAGAGTTGCTGCAGCTCACAAA ATTCATCACTCAGACAAATTTGATGGAGTACCATATGGGTTGTTCTTGGGTCCTAAG gAGCTAGAAGAGGTGGGAGGATTGGAAGAGTTGGAGAAGGAGATCAATCGACGGATAAAGCCATGGCAGAGGTCCTGA